The following are encoded in a window of Nilaparvata lugens isolate BPH chromosome 13, ASM1435652v1, whole genome shotgun sequence genomic DNA:
- the LOC111055707 gene encoding leucine-rich repeat and WD repeat-containing protein 1 — MTSIDHNFEPAYFLRCHSKKNDNADVQTQVWMCQFEPDPENPEKTTNIVATCGGNSVCLIDVTTGKVVAKYIPKDLREMLYTLCWASWPLPGRGGTVNVIATAGVRNTVHLILPAPPTLASCFLTHHFDTPRRIKPIQALIFLPHDPYTVIVGDTNGVVRVCKITVSGSPPFEDACSMEVLYELSTESEIFSFAFCTTTQILLAGCNDGLMGFEITDENHSPKLLKFSMPILPDVESALVDSVEIIGNGLVASKCALHPAIYIWHLPTALKCNCTVAPTHLLHWSDTDNYFMYIGLQSHCGLLCCGDDMGALWLYDILNLDTSHRQLKPIAVEPSAIFPWPILSDSSTEKKRKLNLDVYDIVVDKVTINYDGTCIVAVTNNNLVCIWKRKS, encoded by the exons ATGACTTCCATTGATCATAATTTTGAGCCGGCTTATTTTTTAAGATGTCATTCAAAAAAGAACGATAATGCAGATGTTCAAACACAA GTTTGGATGTGCCAGTTTGAGCCCGATCCTGAAAACCCAGAGAAAACGACCAACATAGTAGCTACCTGTGGAGGGAACAGTGTTTGTCTCATAGATGTTACAACTGGCAAGGTTGTTGCCAAGTACATACCTAAGGATCTCAG GGAGATGTTGTACACTCTGTGCTGGGCCAGCTGGCCTCTGCCTGGTAGAGGTGGGACAGTGAACGTGATAGCCACGGCGGGAGTGAGAAACACAGTCCATCTCATTCTGCCAGCACCCCCCACCCTCGCCTCCTGCTTCCTCACGCACCACTTCGATACGCCTCGCCGCATCAAGCCCATTCAGGCACTCATATTCCTGCCGCATGATCCCTACACTGTCATTG TTGGCGATACTAACGGTGTGGTGCGAGTGTGTAAGATTACAGTGAGTGGTAGTCCGCCGTTTGAAGATGCCTGCTCTATGGAGGTGCTCTACGAATTGTCAACAGAAAGTGAAATATTCAGTTTTGCTTTCTGCACAACCACTCAGATTCTGCTTGCTGGCTGCAATGATGGCCTCATGGGATTCGAGATCACTGATGAAAATCACAG TCCAAAACTGTTGAAGTTCAGCATGCCGATACTACCCGACGTGGAGAGCGCTCTGGTGGACTCGGTTGAAATCATCGGCAACGGTCTGGTGGCATCCAAGTGCGCCCTGCACCCGGCCATCTACATCTGGCACCTGCCCACTGCACTCAAGTGCAACTGCACCGTTGCACCCACGCATCTGCTGCACTGGAGCGACACCGACAACTATTTCATGTACATCGGGCTGCAGTCGC attgtgGCTTGCTATGCTGTGGCGATGACATGGGTGCTCTATGGTTGTACGACATCCTCAACCTGGACACTTCGCACCGACAACTGAAGCCGATTGCAGTCGAGCCGTCGGCCATCTTTCCCTGGCCGATTCTGTCCGACTCCAGCACCGAAAAGAAACGCAAACTGAATCTGGACGTCTACGACATTGTCGTCGATAAGGTCACCATAAACTATGACGGCACCTGTATAGTGGCGGTCACCAATAACAACCTGGTCTGCatttggaagaggaagagtTGA